In Corythoichthys intestinalis isolate RoL2023-P3 chromosome 11, ASM3026506v1, whole genome shotgun sequence, a single genomic region encodes these proteins:
- the sec24b gene encoding protein transport protein Sec24B: protein MSAPVNGYFGPGQAPTPNGGAAPPRFKGPVQTYTSGYPAIGYYETQPRLQNYSTTPSHKAPVMNSAHHVNNYYQNHCQVAPLGSAPPPQQRTPAAPSTAPLPSTPYAQFQQQQHPPTATAGAFYGQTLYHPPAAQCQQQQPTLLPAPPSGPETPLYPIVSYPSAAGTSQYGTLVSSQTAAALRATQYSNQPSAMTPTAVAAVHPGYSMAEPSPMAPAVNGQESSVENQTHNHYNHPACPPYNSYGSGGVNGERVHSGTPATSVHSSPGHHQGKQYGYITNSSASGPNAEPSSSSSEEEDDDDDEDEEAGGDTSSSTTGSASPLPNSYDSLEGGHFPETMPPPANLTSPAPPYGYPVTPRQTLLTDPLVSQDALGPTSYQQYSQPFPSLSQLSAALGGLSGVPELEVEALRPLNLLQERNLLPPRPLEAPEPNLSQELRKVNCSPQTFRCTLTSIPQTQVLLNRARLPLGLLLHPFRDLQQLPVITSNTIVRCRHCRTYINPFVTFLDQRRWKCNLCYRVNDVPDEFMYNPVTRSYGEPHKRPEVQNATVEFIASSDYMLRPPQPAVYLFVLDVSHNAVESGYLKYFCQLLLENLDKLPGDSRTKVGFLTFDSNVHFYNLQEGLSRPQMLVVTDIDDVFIPSHDSLMVNWKESKELIKDLLTSLPATFNQSRETHSALGPALQAAFKLMSPTGGRVSVFQSQRPTLGAGLLHSREDPSQRSSAKGVQHLGPATDFYKKFALDCSGQQIGVDLFLLSSQYADLASLACISKYSAGSIFYYPSFHHIHNPTQLEKFQKDLERYLSRKLGFEAVMRIRCTKGLSIHTFHGNFFVRSTDLLSLANVNPDSAFAVQMSIDDSLVDSSLACFQAALLYTSSKGKRRIRVHTLCLPVVNQLSDVYAGADVQAITCLLANMAIDRSISSSLSDARDALINAAVDFVSAYKRSVSNLQQSGLVVPASMRLFLLYILALLKQKAFCTGTDIRLDERVFAMCEFKTQPLQQLMRMAHPDLYRLDNMSDQGALHLNDTLVPQPPLLHLSAERLSLNGAFLMDCGNVFYLWIGKRCDEMFIRDVLDYPNFASIPPNMSCIPELQTLLSERVRAFLDWLQDNRAFRSIMHVIKDDASSNVAFFQHLVEDHSESGSSYNEFLRHIQQQVS from the exons ATGTCGGCGCCGGTGAACGGCTACTTCGGCCCGGGTCAAGCACCAACGCCGAACGGTGGAGCTGCTCCCCCCCGTTTTAAAG GTCCAGTTCAGACATATACCTCCGGATATCCTGCAATAGGTTATTATGAAACCCAACCTCGGCTACAAAACTACTCCACCACCCCATCACACAAAGCCCCTGTCATGAACAGTGCCCACCATGTGAATAACTACTATCAGAATCACTGTCAAGTAGCACCCTTAGGCTCAGCACCACCTCCCCAGCAACGCACTCCTGCCGCACCTTCCACAGCACCACTTCCAAGCACCCCTTATGCCCAATTTCAGCAACAGCAACATCCGCCCACTGCCACTGCGGGAGCGTTTTATGGACAGACTTTATACCATCCTCCCGCTGCTCaatgccagcagcagcagcccacTTTGCTGCCTGCACCACCTAGCGGTCCGGAGACCCCTCTGTATCCTATCGTTTCCTACCCGTCTGCGGCAGGTACGAGCCAGTACGGCACGCTCGTgtccagccagactgctgccgcGCTTAGAGCGACACAGTACAGCAATCAGCCAAGCGCTATGACACCAACAGCAGTAGCAGCCGTGCATCCCGGGTACAGCATGGCCGAGCCCAGTCCGATGGCGCCAGCTGTTAATGGCCAAGAAAGCTCAG TGGAAAACCAAACCCACAATCACTACAACCATCCAGCCTGTCCTCCATATAACTCCTATGGCAGCGGCGGTGTGAACGGAGAGCGAGTGCACTCAGGAACTCCCGCGACCTCCGTGCATTCCTCACCGGGCCATCATCAAg GCAAACAGTACGGCTACATTACCAATAGCTCTGCTTCCGGTCCAAACGCAGAACCCTCGTCGTCAAGCTCGGAGGAGGAGGACGATGACGACGATGAGGATGAAGAAGCAG GCGGTGACACATCATCTTCCACTACTGGCAGTGCGTCACCATTGCCCAACAGTTATGATTCCCTTGAAGGAGGTCATTTTCCAG AAACAATGCCACCTCCTGCCAATCTGACTAGTCCAGCGCCACCCTACGGTTACCCCGTCACGCCACGCCAAACCTTACTCACAGACCCGCTGGTTTCTCAGGACGCGCTTGGACCGACGAGCTACCAGCAGTACTCCCAA CCATTCCCTAGCCTTTCCCAGCTCTCGGCCGCGCTGGGAGGGTTGAGCGGTGTCCCGGAGCTGGAGGTGGAAGCTCTCAGGCCTCTCAACCTGCTGCAGGAGAGGAACCTGCTCCCCCCGAGACCCCTGGAAGCCCCTGAACCCAACCTTAGTCAGGAACTGAGGAAGGTTAACTGCAGCCCACA GACATTCCGGTGTACCCTGACCAGCATCCCTCAAACGCAGGTGCTACTTAACAGGGCCAGACTGCCTCTTGGCCTTCTTCTTCACCCTTTCAGAGATCTACAG CAATTGCCAGTCATCACGTCCAACACTATTGTCCGCTGTCGCCACTGCCGCACCTACATTAACCCATTTGTTACCTTCCTGGACCAACGGCGCTGGAAATGTAACCTCTGCTATCGGGTCAACGATG TACCAGATGAGTTCATGTACAACCCAGTAACGAGGTCGTACGGCGAACCCCACAAGAGGCCAGAGGTCCAAAATGCCACTGTAGAATTTATCGCGTCCTCCGATTACATG TTGCGGCCCCCTCAGCCTGCCGTCTACCTATTCGTATTGGACGTTTCCCACAATGCCGTGGAAAGCGGGTACCTGAAATATTTCTGCCAGTTGCTCTTGGAGAACTTGGATAA GTTGCCTGGAGACTCTCGCACCAAGGTGGGATTTCTCACTTTCGACAGCAACGTGCACTTTTACAATCTCCAGGAGGGACTTTCGCGCCCACAAATGCTGGTGGTGACGGATATTGACG ATGTCTTCATACCATCTCACGATAGTCTAATGGTGAACTGGAAGGAGAGTAAAGAG CTGATCAAGGACCTACTGACTTCGCTCCCTGCCACGTTCAACCAGAGCAGGGAGACGCACAGCGCTTTGGGGCCCGCCCTGCAGGCTGCCTTTAAGCTCATGTCGCCCACTGGAGGGCGCGTCAGCGTGTTTCAGAGTCAGCGGCCCACGCTGGGTGCCGGTTTGCTGCACTCCAGGGAGGATCCCAGTCAGCGCTCCAGTGCCAAG GGAGTGCAGCATCTAGGACCTGCAACAGACTTCTACAAAAAATTTGCACTGGATTGCTCAGGACAACAGATTGGTGTGGATCTTTTTCTTCTCAGCTCTCAGTATGCTGACCTCGCATCACTAG CGTGTATCTCCAAGTACTCCGCTGGCAGCATCTTCTACTACCCCTCCTTTCATCACATCCACAACCCGACCCAGCTGGAAAAATTCCAGAAGGATCTTGAACGCTACCTCAGCAGGAAGCTGGGCTTCGAGGCGGTCATGAGAATACGATGCACTAAAG gtTTATCCATTCACACTTTCCACGGTAACTTCTTTGTGCGCTCCACTGACCTGCTGTCCCTCGCTAACGTCAACCCGGACTCTGCATTCGCCGTACAGATGTCCATCGACGACTCGCTAGTCGACTCTTCTCTGGCATGCTTTCAGGCAGCTCTGCTCTACACGTCCAGTAAAg GGAAGAGGCGTATCCGTGTCCACACTCTTTGTCTGCCTGTGGTCAACCAGCTGAGCGACGTGTACGCCGGTGCTGACGTTCAggctattacttgcttgctggcCAACATGG CCATCGACCGCTCCATTTCATCCAGCCTATCTGATGCGAGGGACGCCTTGATAAATGCGGCTGTGGACTTTGTGAGCGCTTACAAGAGAAGCGTGTCCAACCTGCAGCAGTCTGGTCTCGTGGTTCCTGCTTCCATGCGCCTTTTTCTCCTTTACATCCTCGCTCTACTCAAACAG AAAGCATTTTGCACAGGAACGGATATCCGACTGGACGAGCGTGTTTTCGCCATGTGTGAGTTCAAAACGCAGCCGCTGCAGCAGCTAATGCGTATGGCTCACCCTGATCTCTACCGCCTGGATAACATGTCGGACCAA GGGGCGCTCCACCTCAACGACACACTGGTACCGCAGCCTCCGCTCCTCCACCTGTCTGCAGAGAGGTTGAGTCTAAACGGCGCGTTCCTTATGGATTGCGGCAAT GTGTTTTATCTTTGGATTGGCAAACGCTGCGATGAGATGTTCATCAGAGATGTTCTGGACTACCCCAACTTTGCTTCTATCCCCCCTAACATG AGTTGCATTCCTGAGCTGCAGACGCTGCTGTCGGAGAGGGTGCGAGCGTTCCTCGACTGGCTGCAGGACAACAGAGCTTTCCGCTCCATCATGCACGTCATCAA GGACGACGCCTCGAGTAACGTGGCTTTCTTCCAGCACTTGGTGGAAGATCATTCAGAGTCGGGGTCCTCCTACAATGAGTTTTTGCGGCACATCCAGCAGCAGGTATCCTAG